The Candidatus Zixiibacteriota bacterium DNA segment TCTTTCTTTTGTCCAAGATTCCTCTGTCGATAATTTTGAAAAGCTTAAAATCATTTATCTTTTTTTTCATTTTTATCTTTTTACTTCAGGTGCTCTTGACCTCTGAGAGTCTTGGCACCTATTTTTATTTTGGATATTTCCAGATTGGATGGGAAGGAATTCTGAACGGACTGGTCTATTCTCTGAGGCTTCTTCTTTTTATCTCCGGTGCGATCTTCTTAAGCCTTTCCACCTCGCCGATGGAGCTTTTAGATGGGGTTTTAAAGCTTTCAGGCCCTTTGAAAAAATTAAAACTGCCAGTGGAGGAGTTTTCCCTGATGAGCATGATCTCCATCCGATTTATACCGCTCCTTTTAGAGGAGGGTGTGAATTTAAAAAAAGCCCAGATGGCTCGGGGTGCAGATTTTGAGGGAAATTTAGTTCAGCGTGTCAAGAAAACCTTTCCTCTTCTGATACCCTTGTTCATCTCCTCCTTCCGCAAAGCAGATGATCTGGCACTGGCTTTGGAGGCAAGAGGTTTTCAAAGCGGGGAGAAGCGAAGCTCCTATCAGAGGTTAAAATTCAAAAAAGAAGATTACCTTTTTGCGGCAATAATTGTCCTGGTTTCTTTTTTATCTTTTAGAATTATTTTGTAAGGGTTCTCTGAAAAAGTGACAGAGAATAGTCGGGCAGGGGTCCCCGACCTACGAAATCGACAGTATCGACTATCGTAGGT contains these protein-coding regions:
- a CDS encoding energy-coupling factor transporter transmembrane protein EcfT; amino-acid sequence: MSLFEDLAIGQYHPGDSIIHRLDPRIKLALVLVMVLFVAVAVNIKLYLLWLIVSSLLFLLSKIPLSIILKSLKSFIFFFIFIFLLQVLLTSESLGTYFYFGYFQIGWEGILNGLVYSLRLLLFISGAIFLSLSTSPMELLDGVLKLSGPLKKLKLPVEEFSLMSMISIRFIPLLLEEGVNLKKAQMARGADFEGNLVQRVKKTFPLLIPLFISSFRKADDLALALEARGFQSGEKRSSYQRLKFKKEDYLFAAIIVLVSFLSFRIIL